The DNA segment AGCACGCGCGCTAGAACCTTTTTCACACGTAGCGGCAATTCGACGCGATTCACAAGCAATAATATCGTCACCAGACAAAAAGCCGGAACCAACTGGACAAACAGCAAAAAGAAGGTGCCAAGGCTGGCGTAATTTTCCGAAAACATGACGCCGGGGATTTCAAGCAGCGTGACTTCGCTCCTCACACCCGCGACGTTCATATTCACGAAAGGGAAAAGATTGGAAAGCAACAGCATAAACAACGCCACTAACGAATAGGCGGTGGGACGCTGCCTTGGCGCGTCCCACTCGGTCGTCAGCGTTGTGCCACATCTTGGACATGCCGCTTTCTGCCCATGCTCAAGGTGGGGCAACGCCACCAGCATGTCACATTGCGAGCATAAAATGTGCTTCGCAGCATGATGATGTTCGCACATATGCGCTCCTTTAATTATGCGCCATTCTTCAAGGCTTCAAGATACTCCCAGCGCTCAAAGGCTTGTTCAAGTTCCTGCTCTGCGTGACTCAAATCGGCCAGAACTTTTTGCGTATGATCATGCGGTTGGCTGAAAAAGGCGGCATCCGCCACCTGCGCCTGCAACGCTTCCAGTTTGGCCTCCAGCTCTTCCAGTAACTGGGGGAGCTGTTCCAGTTCGCGTTGCAGTTTATAGCTTAGTTTGTTACTGCCGCGCTTTACAATTTCTGCTTTCGGGGCAACCACTTCCTCAGTTTTCTTGACGACGGGTTGTTTAAACGCCAGATGCTGTTCCTGCTGACCACGCGCATCATGGTATCCGCCGACATAGCGACCAATCTTACCGCCGCCCTCGAAGATCCAGCACTCGGTCACGGTGTTATCCACAAACTGACGGTCATGGCTCACCAGCAGGACAGTTCCCTGATAGCCGTCAATCAACTCTTCCAGCAGTTCCAGCGTTTCAACGTCCAGATCGTTAGTCGGTTCATCGAGAATCAGCAAATTGCTGGGTTTCAGGAACAAACGAGCCAGTAAGAGACGGTTACGTTCTCCGCCAGACAGGGCGCGAACCGGCGTCATGGCGCGCTTAGGATGGAACAGGAAGTCCTGAAGATAGCCCAGCACATGACGCGGCTTACCGTTAACCAGCACCTCTTGCTTACCTTCAGCAAGGTTATCCATTACGGTTTTATCGGGATCCAGTTCTGCGCGATGCTGATCGAAATAAGCCACTTCCAGCTTCGTGCCGACATGAATACGTCCGCTGTCTGCCTGAAGCTGGCCCAGCATCAGTTTCAGCAACGTGGTTTTCCCGCAGCCGTTAGGGCCAATTAAAGCAATCTTGTCGGCACGCTGCACCTGCGCGGAGAAATCGTTTACCAGCTGCTTGCCGTCAACCTGATAGCTGACGTTTTCCATCTCGAAAACAATCTTGCCGGAGCGGGCCGCTTCTTCGACCTGCATCTTCGCCGTCCCCATCACTTCACGGCGTTCGCTACGCTCGCGGCGCATCGCTTTCAGGGCACGTACGCGACCTTCATTGCGGGTACGGCGCGCTTTAATACCCTGGCGGATCCAGACTTCTTCCTGCGCCAGTTTGCGATCGAACTCGGCATTCTGTAACTCTTCCACGCGCAGGGCTTCTTCTTTCTCCAGCAGATACTGATCGTAATCTCCCGGATAAGAAACCAGTTTGCCGCGATCGAGATCGACGATGCGGGTAGCCATATTGCGGATAAACGAACGGTCGTGGGAAATGAAAATAATCGTCCCGTTGAAAGATTTCAGGAACGTTTCCAGCCAGTCGATCGTTTCAATATCCAGGTGGTTGGTCGGCTCATCCAGCAACAATACGCGAGGGTTGCTGACCAACGCCCTGCCCAGCGCCGCTTTACGCAGCCAGCCGCCGGAAAGCGAAGAGAGCGCCGCGTTAGGATCGAGCCCAAGCTGCGCCAGCACTTCATTAATACGGTTTTCCAGTTGCCACAGGTTGTGGTGGTCGAGCTGTTCCTGCACCCGCGCCATCTCATTGAGATTTTTATCGCTGGGGTCGGTCATCACCAGGCGGGAAATATCGTGGTAACGTTTCAGGTATTCAGCCTGCTCCTCGATCCCTTCCGCAACAAAATCATAAACGCTGCCTTCGACATTACGCGGCGGATCCTGTTGCAGACGCGCGACGATCAGATCCTGCTCGTAAATGATGCGTCCGTCATCCAGTCCCTGTTCGCGGTTGAGGATCTTCATCAGCGTTGACTTCCCGGCGCCATTACGGCCCACCAGGCACACGCGTTCGTTATCCTCGATATGCAGCTCTGCGTTATCGAGAAGCGGCGCGTCGCTAAACGACAGCCATGCGCCATGCATACTGATTAATGACATTTACTTTTCCTTTCAGGCTGCGGTAATCAGCCAGCAGTTGTGGATCTGACGATTACGGGCAAAGTCCTGAGAAAGCGTTTTTTGCGTAATTTCTTGTGCTTTCAGTCCCAGCGCCGCCAGGCCATCCAGATCCATACGGAATCCGCGTTTGTTGTTGGAGAACATGATCGTGCCGCCTTTGCGCAGCAGACGTTTCAGATCTTTCATTAACACCAGGTGATCGCGCTGCACATCAAACGACTCGTCCATCCGTTTTGAGTTGGAGAACGTCGGCGGATCGATAAAAATCAGATCGAACTGTTCATTCGCCTCACGCAGCCAGCCCAGGCAGTCGGCCTGAATCAGGCGGTGCGCACGGCCGCTCAGCCCGTTCAGACGCAGGTTGCGTTCAGCCCACTCCAGATAGGTACGCGACATGTCCACCGTAGTGGTGCTGCGTGCGCCGCCCAGCCCCGCATGTACGCTGGCGCTGCCGGTATAGGAGAACAGGTTAAGGAAATCTTTACCTTTGCTCATCTGACCCAGCATCCGGCGCGCAATACGGTGATCGAGGAACAGACCGGTATCAAGATAGTCGGTCAGGTTAACCCATAAACGCGCGTTATATTCGCTGACTTCAATGAACTCACCCTTCTCGTTCATCTTTTGATACTGGCTTTTGCCTTTCTGCCGCTCACGGGTTTTTAACACCAGTTTATTCGGCGCAATCTCCAGTACCAACAGCGTGGCGGCGATGATGTCGAACAGACGCTGACGCGCTTTCTGC comes from the Citrobacter koseri ATCC BAA-895 genome and includes:
- a CDS encoding ABC transporter ATP-binding protein, which encodes MSLISMHGAWLSFSDAPLLDNAELHIEDNERVCLVGRNGAGKSTLMKILNREQGLDDGRIIYEQDLIVARLQQDPPRNVEGSVYDFVAEGIEEQAEYLKRYHDISRLVMTDPSDKNLNEMARVQEQLDHHNLWQLENRINEVLAQLGLDPNAALSSLSGGWLRKAALGRALVSNPRVLLLDEPTNHLDIETIDWLETFLKSFNGTIIFISHDRSFIRNMATRIVDLDRGKLVSYPGDYDQYLLEKEEALRVEELQNAEFDRKLAQEEVWIRQGIKARRTRNEGRVRALKAMRRERSERREVMGTAKMQVEEAARSGKIVFEMENVSYQVDGKQLVNDFSAQVQRADKIALIGPNGCGKTTLLKLMLGQLQADSGRIHVGTKLEVAYFDQHRAELDPDKTVMDNLAEGKQEVLVNGKPRHVLGYLQDFLFHPKRAMTPVRALSGGERNRLLLARLFLKPSNLLILDEPTNDLDVETLELLEELIDGYQGTVLLVSHDRQFVDNTVTECWIFEGGGKIGRYVGGYHDARGQQEQHLAFKQPVVKKTEEVVAPKAEIVKRGSNKLSYKLQRELEQLPQLLEELEAKLEALQAQVADAAFFSQPHDHTQKVLADLSHAEQELEQAFERWEYLEALKNGA